The following proteins come from a genomic window of Liolophura sinensis isolate JHLJ2023 chromosome 13, CUHK_Ljap_v2, whole genome shotgun sequence:
- the LOC135480579 gene encoding LOW QUALITY PROTEIN: pseudouridylate synthase TRUB2, mitochondrial-like (The sequence of the model RefSeq protein was modified relative to this genomic sequence to represent the inferred CDS: inserted 1 base in 1 codon), with product MKFDWAPQAYRALNGVFCVQKPTGVHIAQVLEVLKFKLTQDLNKLPCYKYERKMARVSSNAIRDSDTILPVPTDVPAEMHDLSDHRLVLGSRYIPSDIRLFAVPSRLSKHSSGVQILGLGKGIRDANMIRDCRYIRVYHVTGQFGMATGNFTTHGKIIERTSYHHIKKAMVDKICASTQANHSRLAFDFARVDRQSQDAYEMAXKGIIRPTTGLTPPLVYGVKCIDFNLPHFTLEIHSINENAAYFKNLIHEIGLSVRSTAVCSKILRLRYGHFTLTHALLRKHWTLEHILENIQFCRSNLEFDKLLPGQFVTDDRKYLPEEKQSPDMRLENGEIASSS from the exons ATGAAGTTTGACTGGGCTCCTCAGGCTTACCGAGCACTGAATGGGGTTTTCTGTGTTCAGAAGCCGACAGGTGTTCACATTGCACAGGTCCTGGAAGTCTTAAAGTTCAAACTGACTCAGGATTTGAATAAACTTCCATGCTATAAGTATGAGAGAAAAATGGCAAGAGTGTCAAGCAACGCGATCCGTGATAGTGATACCATCCTCCCCGTGCCGACAGACGTGCCTGCTGAAATGCATGACCTGTCAGATCATCGGCTAGTCTTAGGTTCGCGTTACATCCCCTCGGACATTCGGCTATTCGCTGTTCCCAGCCGTCTTTCTAAGCACTCGTCTGGAGTCCAGATTTTAGGCCTCGGCAAAGGAATTCGGGATGCCAATATGATTAGAGACTGTCGATATATTCGTGTGTACCACGTGACAGGCCAGTTTGGAATGGCCACAGGGAATTTCACAACGCATGGAAAAATCATTGAAAGAACATCGTACCACCATATCAAGAAGGCCATGGTAGATAAGATTTGTGCATCTACTCAAGCCAACCACTCGAGGCTCGCGTTTGATTTCGCAAGGGTAGATCGTCAAAGCCAGGATGCTTACGAGATGG TCAAGGGGATAATACGTCCCACCACAGGTCTAACTCCACCGCTGGTTTATGGTGTGAAATGCATCGACTTCAACCTTCCTCATTTCACCCTGGAAATTCATTCTATTAACGAAAATGCAGCATACTTCAAGAATCTCATCCATGAAATCGGACTGAGCGTTCGATCCACGGCAGTGTGTTCAAAAATCTTAAGACTTCGTTACGGGCATTTTACACTGACACACGCATTGTTACGGAAACACTGGACTCTGGAGCATATACTAGAAAACATTCAGTTTTGTCGTAGTAACCTAGAATTTGACAAATTGTTACCAGGCCAGTTTGTCACCGATGACAGGAAATACTTGCCTGAGGAAAAGCAGTCCCCAGATATGCGCCTGGAGAATGGTGAAATAGCATCAAGCTCTTGA
- the LOC135480655 gene encoding peptidyl-prolyl cis-trans isomerase-like 3 — protein sequence MSVTFHTDVGDIKMELFCEQVPKACENFLALCASDYYNDCIFHRVIKGFMIQTGDPTGTGKGGSSIWGDKFEDEFRDGLKHNVRGVVSMANNGPDSNGSQFFITLSKQQHLDMKYTVLGKVIDGFDTLEEIEKAQVNEKNYRPLTELRIQSVTIHANPLAG from the exons ATG TCGGTCACTTTTCACACAGATGTTGGAGACATCAAAATGGAGTTATTCTGTGAACAAGTGCCAAAAGCTTGTGAG AATTTCCTGGCTTTGTGTGCCAGTGACTACTACAACGACTGCATCTTCCACCGTGTGATCAAAGGCTTTATGATACAGACAGGAGACCCCACAG GGACAGGGAAAGGAGGGTCCAGTATATGGGGGGACAAATTTGAGGATGAATTTCGAGATGGATTAAAG CATAATGTCAGGGGTGTGGTTTCCATGGCGAACAACGGGCCAGACAGCAACGGATCACAGTTTTTCATCACTCTCTCCAAACAGCAGCACCTGGACATGAAGTACACTGTGCTTGGCAA GGTAATTGATGGCTTTGACACACTAGAGGAAATAGAGAAGGCCCAAGTGAATGAGAAAAATTACAGACCTCTGACAGAACTGAGGATACAGAGTGTGACGATTCACGCAAACCCGTTGGCTGGCTAA